The following coding sequences are from one Lolium rigidum isolate FL_2022 chromosome 6, APGP_CSIRO_Lrig_0.1, whole genome shotgun sequence window:
- the LOC124667407 gene encoding probable E3 ubiquitin ligase SUD1, translating to MAAAAPPETALPAAAGPAYEDDEEDEEQCRICRLPAEADRPLRHPCACHGSIRFVHDDCQLRWMAIRRLHRCEVCKRPISTCLLYAADAPARLSVSEFMLGAPSRIMGLLLPLFFAICVVRDSFIRLTTLWTWRLMLARTFSQVHHLLSISFSTTSVIASIAIWVVCANKVAPFAVAPFARWVARLEARRHGFRGFDGLQVLALVAVEVSSLVLTVDMVLACIFGFLPFSLGRMILWCVSCFNFGNVDEVDSCTSTASILLFGYGFIFSVGVTFAGLCTFCQYLVGERLMIVIFLARLCGILFRGIVYLITLGNTCLNLLSMLILHPLLIGWLLDICTSKMFDATMSERLKLLIASSIASNALHWLVGTIILSLRPKLSKLLHQILRPGVTIPFVHHNVREPFYIFYFKKLPGLFVDIIFIVLVILVPVKIAVQLAPGVFPLDITYFDRPAKGAPFWQGLLYCAESLSGIHHMKFLIGNTVLYLKWLVKRVTLYWFVTAGGALGNNVTQKDQYRSSDEVNDKRRYVAVGTRVVLAWLTVVIFSCAMLLFSISVGRRFLFAIPQLPVAGRLKSNDLFAFAVGFCIISTIIAVARDSFACMVSGGTRLLALEMHLLFFIGIFIIPLLTGLLVDLLLLSPFIGPDDDVPALGFFCTWFLGRVLQNIANNFAPGFGLFLPFMAYFIDESWDGEICLAREVLTSVRLIWLLEDELMPVATKLLTALVVPYVLAKGIFPRLGYSVAVNSTVYRFAWLGSLTFCVLCCLAKVFCIKLHDSIRDDHYVTGKRLEDVADSS from the exons atggccgccgccgctccgccggaGACGGCGCTCCCAGCGGCGGCCGGCCCCGCATACGaggacgacgaagaagacgaggagcaGTGCCGCATCTGCCGCTTACCCGCCGAGGCGGACCGGCCGCTGCGCCACCCCTGCGCCTGCCACGGCAGCATCCGGTTCGTCCACGACGACTGCCAGCTCCGGTGGATGGCCATCCGCCGCCTTCACCGATGCGAG GTGTGCAAGCGCCCCATCTCCACCTGCCTTCTCTACGCCGCAGACGCCCCTGCGAGGCTGTCCGTGTCGGAGTTCATGTTGGGCGCGCCCAGCAGGATCATGGGTCTGCTGCTCCCCCTCTTCTTCGCCATCTGCGTCGTCAGAGACTCCTTCATTCGCCTCACCACCCTCTGGACATGGCGTCTTATGCTCGCCAGGACCTTTTCTCAAGTGCATCATCTACTCTCCATCAGCTTCTCTACCACCTCTGTCATCGCTTCGATAGCCATCTGGGTTGTGTGTGCGAATAAGGTTGCGCCGTTTGCTGTAGCTCCATTTGCACGCTGGGTTGCACGTCTGGAAGCTCGGCGTCATGGGTTTCGGGGATTTGATGGCTTGCAAGTACTTGCACTAGTTGCTGTTGAAGTTTCCTCACTG GTGTTAACTGTTGACATGGTCCTTGCTTGTATTTTTGGTTTTCTCCCATTCTCACTTGGAAGGATGATCTTATGGTGCGTGTCATGTTTCAATTTTGGTAATGTGGATGAAGTCGATTCCTGTACTTCAACAGCTTCCATCCTTCTATTTGGATATGGATTTATCTTTTCTGTGGGTGTAACTTTTGCTGGGCTCTGTACTTTTTGTCAATACTTGGTGGGCGAGCGCCTCATGATTGTAATTTTCTTGGCAAGGCTGTGTGGTATATTATTTAGAGGGATCGTATATTTGATCACTCTTGGCAATACTTGTCTTAATCTTCTGAGCATGCTTATACTACATCCATTGCTCATTGGTTGGTTGCTTGATATCTGCACTTCGAAAATGTTTGATGCAACAATGTCAGAGAGGCTCAAACTTCTGATTGCATCATCTATTGCTTCTAATGCTCTTCATTGGCTTGTTGGAACCATCATATTGAGTCTACGCCCCAAATTGTCGAAACTTCTTCATCAG ATATTGAGGCCAGGAGTTACCATTCCATTTGTCCACCATAATGTTCGCGAACCATTCTACATATTTTATTTCAAGAAGCTTCCTGGTCTTTTTGTCGACATTATCTTTATTGTTCTGGTCATCCTTGTTCCTGTTAAAATTGCTGTCCAATTGGCACCTGGGGTGTTCCCACTAGATATCAC CTACTTCGATCGTCCTGCTAAAGGCGCACCGTTTTGGCAAGGACTGCTATACTGTGCAGAGTCACTCTCTGGCATTCATCATATGAAGTTTCTCATTGGCAATACAGTCTTATACCTCAAGTGGCTAGTGAAGAGGGTAACACTGTATTGGTTTGTCACTGCTGGAGGGGCTCTGGGGAACAATGTCACACAAAAAGACCAGTACCGTAGCAGTGATGAAGTTAATGATAAAAG GAGATATGTTGCTGTTGGAACACGGGTGGTGCTAGCATGGTTGACTGTTGTGATATTCAGTTGTGCTATGCTTTTGTTCTCAATCTCAGTTGGGCGCAGATTTTTGTTTGCCATCCCTCAGCTGCCAGTGGCTGGTCGATTGAAGTCTAATG ATCTGTTTGCTTTTGCTGTTGGGTTTTGCATCATATCAACTATTATTGCTGTCGCTAGAGATTCATTTGCCTGCATGGTTTCTGGGGGGACACGCCTTCTAGCTTTGGAGATGCATCTTCTTTTCTTCATAGGG ATTTTCATCATTCCTCTCTTGACCGGCTTGCTGGTTGATTTATTATTACTGTCACCCTTCATCGGGCCTGATGATGATGTTCCAGCTCTAGGATTTTTCTGCACTTGGTTCCTCGGGCGGGTATTGCAGAATATTGCAAACAACTTC GCTCCTGGGTTTGGTCTTTTCCTCCCTTTCATGGCCTATTTCATTGACGAAAGTTGGGATGGGGAGATTTGTTTGGCAAGGGAGGTGCTTACAAGTGTCAGACTAATATGGTTGTTGGAGGATGAATTAATGCCTGTTGCCACGAAGCTGCTCACTGCTCTGGTTGTTCCCTATGTGCTTGCCAAGGGCATATTCCCAAGATTGGGCTACTCTGTCGCCGTGAACTCAACAGTTTACCGTTTTGCTTGGTTGGGCAGCCTCACCTTCTGTGTGCTCTGCTGTCTTGCCAAGGTATTCTGCATTAAACTCCATGATTCTATTAGGGATGACCACTACGTCACTGGGAAAAGGTTGGAAGATGTCGCTGACAGTAGCTAA